From Phragmites australis chromosome 5, lpPhrAust1.1, whole genome shotgun sequence, a single genomic window includes:
- the LOC133917640 gene encoding uncharacterized protein LOC133917640 produces MCCSPDTFQAVGKEEEEEAMEDVYRRTTGVVASCWGRFGLAALWCRLRRIALPRRHYRTYILGAGGLNYDPLSYSQNFDDGKICECEPDFLARFAAARHAVLPGPVAVAPSVNS; encoded by the coding sequence ATGTGCTGCTCCCCAGACACGTTCCAGGCGGTggggaaggaggaagaggaggaagcgatGGAGGACGTGTACCGCCGCACGACCGGGGTGGTCGCGTCCTGCTGGGGTCGGTTCGGCCTGGCGGCGCTGTGGTGCAGGCTCAGGCGGATCGCCCTGCCGCGCCGGCACTACCGGACGTACATCCTCGGCGCTGGCGGGCTCAACTACGATCCGCTCAGCTACTCCCAGAACTTCGACGACGGGAAAATCTGCGAGTGCGAGCCCGACTTCTTGGCCAGGTTCGCGGCCGCGCGGCACGCCGtcttgccggggccggtggcAGTGGCACCATCGGTGAATTCTTGA